One Flammeovirga agarivorans DNA window includes the following coding sequences:
- a CDS encoding dihydrofolate reductase produces MKISIIVAKAENNVIGKDNQLIWHIPADLKYFKKVTSGHCVIMGRKTHESIGKCLPNRLNIVISRNSEYQGYERSVIANSLTDAIEVARQNGENEVFIIGGGSIYEEAMSLADKLYVTEIHDQFVGDTFFPEVSSENWVEISRFEYPKGENSPYAYSFVNYISK; encoded by the coding sequence ATGAAAATATCTATCATTGTTGCAAAGGCAGAAAACAATGTGATAGGCAAAGACAATCAGCTTATTTGGCATATTCCCGCTGATTTGAAATACTTTAAGAAAGTTACTTCTGGTCATTGTGTAATTATGGGCCGCAAGACTCATGAGTCAATCGGTAAATGTCTTCCTAACCGTCTAAATATTGTTATTTCTAGAAATAGCGAGTACCAAGGTTACGAAAGATCAGTAATCGCGAACAGCTTAACAGATGCAATTGAAGTTGCTCGTCAGAATGGAGAAAATGAAGTATTTATCATTGGCGGTGGAAGCATCTACGAAGAAGCCATGTCTTTAGCAGATAAACTTTACGTTACTGAAATTCATGATCAGTTTGTTGGAGATACATTCTTCCCTGAAGTTTCTTCTGAAAACTGGGTCGAAATCTCAAGATTTGAATACCCAAAAGGAGAGAATTCTCCTTATGCATATTCCTTTGTAAATTATATAAGCAAGTAG
- a CDS encoding MarR family winged helix-turn-helix transcriptional regulator — MNSLMREDVEERRKLTKIIAQTSRLGNYTLGRAFEKEGLPISREQWDVLVMLWEKDGRAQQEFATFLLKNRASITSLIDNMEKNSLVTRVPNPNDKRSKLVYLTRRARDLKDQVIGIAETSILQITEGIELKDIQFAVDILRRCLENINKYHKQIIED, encoded by the coding sequence ATGAATAGTTTAATGAGAGAAGACGTTGAAGAAAGAAGGAAGTTGACTAAAATAATAGCACAAACTTCTAGGCTAGGAAACTACACTCTTGGTCGTGCTTTTGAAAAAGAAGGTCTTCCAATCTCACGTGAACAGTGGGATGTATTAGTTATGCTATGGGAAAAAGATGGGCGAGCACAACAAGAATTTGCTACTTTCCTTTTGAAAAATAGAGCAAGTATTACAAGCTTGATCGACAATATGGAAAAAAATAGCCTTGTAACTAGAGTGCCTAACCCTAACGACAAGCGTTCTAAACTTGTTTATTTAACAAGGAGAGCAAGAGATCTTAAAGATCAAGTAATTGGAATTGCAGAAACTTCAATTTTACAAATTACCGAAGGTATTGAACTAAAAGATATTCAGTTTGCTGTTGATATTTTAAGAAGATGTCTTGAGAACATCAACAAGTATCACAAACAAATTATTGAAGACTAA
- a CDS encoding tetratricopeptide repeat protein — MKHIFTLLFCVILSMPLLAQSNGGKTESDKYTYAKQLIDQGKYQPGIVVLEDMLNMKNVTLQPYALTLMGYAYYQEGNYQEASAQLQKVVSLYSSWNHLDEARYLLGNVYVKEGKVDEAIELFNKITTDSFAENINAITHHSAEDLTYEEVKSLYDKYPNNEIVQLVLLEKLQSLSEDQKDNELLEKLAQNLGVEISKHFVKKSEFKDVYTVAVMLPFFTETTDGAALRVKNEFVYNIYQGILLGKEYLEKRDIKVDVLAFDTKRDTTHIKSLLSEASMKNVDLIVGPLYANMIPYVQAFSDSTGIPMVNPISNNSSIIADHPNAFLVTSTPATIGKSLGHHLREQELAALELIPEEDSMRIKADTVEAYVIFGHSTKEKKMAASFKEAYEEKGGKIAVYQEFDPVDGFKITQELFDPLAKVIEGDSIEFVKDSTAHVFVAVTNEVEALSTISALLSLGPEATTYVPEEWLKFKQLSYGQMESAKINIMFPSWYNDDDYRVKTLIADYQEKFNNQPTDFVFKGFETIFTFGSILHEYGNGFVSALQESEKQRKGYMLPAVNYFESQDNQYVPIIQFVDGDLKNTTPPKFEELD, encoded by the coding sequence ATGAAACACATTTTTACATTACTCTTTTGTGTAATTCTATCCATGCCTTTGCTGGCTCAATCAAACGGAGGAAAAACAGAATCAGATAAATATACTTACGCTAAACAGTTAATTGACCAAGGAAAATATCAACCTGGTATTGTGGTTTTAGAGGATATGTTAAACATGAAAAATGTTACTCTTCAACCTTATGCATTAACATTAATGGGATATGCATATTATCAGGAAGGGAATTACCAGGAAGCGAGTGCTCAATTACAAAAAGTAGTGAGTTTATACTCTTCATGGAATCACCTTGATGAAGCACGCTACCTATTAGGTAACGTTTATGTAAAAGAAGGGAAAGTGGATGAAGCTATTGAGCTTTTTAATAAAATTACAACTGATAGCTTCGCAGAAAATATTAATGCAATAACTCACCACTCGGCTGAGGATTTAACTTATGAAGAAGTAAAATCTCTTTATGACAAATACCCCAATAATGAGATTGTACAATTGGTATTATTGGAGAAATTACAATCTCTTTCTGAAGATCAAAAAGATAATGAGTTATTAGAAAAACTTGCTCAGAATCTAGGGGTTGAAATCAGTAAGCACTTTGTAAAGAAATCTGAGTTTAAAGATGTATATACTGTGGCTGTGATGCTTCCGTTTTTTACTGAAACTACGGATGGAGCAGCTTTAAGAGTAAAAAATGAGTTTGTATATAACATCTATCAAGGTATTTTATTAGGAAAGGAATACTTAGAAAAAAGAGATATTAAAGTTGATGTTTTAGCATTTGATACAAAAAGAGATACAACTCATATTAAATCATTGTTGTCTGAAGCATCTATGAAGAATGTAGATCTTATTGTTGGTCCATTGTATGCGAATATGATTCCTTATGTACAGGCATTTTCAGATTCTACAGGCATTCCAATGGTTAATCCGATATCAAATAATTCTTCTATAATCGCTGATCACCCTAATGCGTTTTTAGTTACTTCAACTCCTGCTACTATTGGTAAAAGCTTGGGACACCACTTAAGAGAGCAAGAATTAGCGGCTTTAGAGTTAATTCCAGAAGAAGACTCGATGAGAATTAAAGCGGATACCGTAGAAGCGTATGTGATTTTTGGCCATTCAACAAAAGAAAAGAAAATGGCAGCATCATTTAAAGAAGCATATGAAGAGAAGGGTGGTAAGATTGCTGTTTATCAAGAATTTGACCCGGTAGATGGTTTTAAAATCACTCAAGAACTCTTTGATCCATTGGCTAAAGTAATTGAAGGCGATTCGATCGAATTCGTAAAAGATTCTACAGCACATGTATTTGTTGCAGTAACGAATGAAGTTGAAGCTTTAAGTACAATTAGTGCTTTACTTTCTTTAGGGCCAGAAGCAACAACATATGTTCCTGAGGAGTGGTTGAAGTTTAAGCAATTAAGCTATGGACAAATGGAGTCAGCAAAAATCAATATCATGTTCCCAAGTTGGTACAATGATGATGATTATAGAGTAAAAACACTTATTGCAGATTACCAAGAGAAGTTTAATAACCAGCCTACAGACTTTGTATTTAAAGGATTTGAAACCATTTTCACTTTCGGTTCTATCCTTCATGAATATGGAAACGGTTTTGTTTCTGCTTTGCAAGAATCTGAAAAACAAAGAAAAGGATATATGCTACCTGCTGTTAATTATTTTGAGTCGCAAGACAATCAGTATGTACCTATTATCCAATTTGTAGATGGAGATTTGAAAAATACAACTCCTCCCAAGTTTGAAGAACTTGACTAG
- a CDS encoding Hsp20/alpha crystallin family protein, whose amino-acid sequence MKYSMSDYPSTFISSFMNDVINVLDTVNPTDAHVPMNVKEGAEGYTVEVVIPGIKKEEVSISVEENKLVISHQYLEEDAEGVKFLKREFKGKSFERTFTLPNNIDTENINASYNDGILTVTLPKNINVEKKKIDIN is encoded by the coding sequence ATGAAGTATTCAATGTCTGATTATCCATCAACTTTTATATCATCATTCATGAATGATGTGATCAATGTGTTAGATACTGTAAACCCAACGGATGCTCATGTTCCAATGAATGTGAAAGAAGGAGCAGAAGGGTATACTGTAGAAGTTGTTATTCCTGGAATAAAAAAAGAAGAGGTTTCTATTTCTGTTGAAGAAAATAAATTAGTGATTTCACACCAATATCTTGAAGAAGATGCAGAAGGAGTGAAATTCCTAAAAAGAGAATTTAAGGGTAAATCGTTTGAAAGAACATTCACTTTACCAAATAATATTGATACGGAAAATATCAATGCTTCTTATAACGACGGAATTTTAACAGTAACTCTTCCTAAAAATATTAATGTTGAGAAGAAAAAAATTGATATCAACTAA
- a CDS encoding Ldh family oxidoreductase, whose amino-acid sequence MSNGINLISYNTLFNFSKNVFLAMGCPEKDADLAANVLLSADLRGVDSHGVARLIGYVRLWEAGRINPTPEIKIIHETPSTATIDGDAGLGLVVAPQAMQVAIDKATNVGTGWVSVKNSNHYGIAGYHAMMALQHDMIGLSMTNASPLVSPTFSKERLLGTNPIAMAIPAGEEPPFVADFATTTAANGKLEILQRKEEDAPVGWVQDKQGNSTTDAAALKSGGALLPLGSDRVRSSHKGYCLGSMVDILSAVLSGAGYGPWAPPFVSFLPLPEDPVGEGLGHFFGAMRVDGFRPKEEFKSHMDNWIRRFKTAETVEGQERVLIPGDPEREIEHERRTVGIPVLSPVIKDLEEVGSKFDIKL is encoded by the coding sequence ATGTCTAACGGGATTAATTTAATTTCATACAATACACTTTTCAATTTTAGTAAAAACGTATTTCTTGCCATGGGATGTCCGGAAAAGGATGCCGACTTAGCAGCCAACGTTTTACTATCTGCAGATTTAAGAGGTGTTGATTCTCATGGAGTTGCTCGTCTGATTGGTTATGTAAGATTATGGGAAGCAGGTAGAATTAACCCTACACCTGAAATAAAAATTATCCACGAAACACCTAGTACAGCTACTATCGATGGTGATGCTGGTTTAGGACTAGTTGTCGCTCCACAAGCTATGCAAGTGGCTATTGATAAAGCTACCAATGTTGGAACCGGATGGGTTTCTGTCAAAAACTCTAACCACTATGGTATTGCGGGTTATCATGCAATGATGGCTTTACAACATGATATGATCGGTTTATCGATGACAAATGCAAGTCCTTTAGTATCTCCTACTTTCTCAAAGGAAAGATTATTAGGTACTAACCCAATTGCAATGGCGATCCCTGCTGGTGAAGAACCACCATTTGTTGCCGATTTTGCTACAACTACTGCTGCAAACGGTAAATTGGAAATTCTTCAACGTAAAGAAGAAGATGCTCCTGTAGGTTGGGTACAAGACAAACAAGGAAACTCTACAACAGATGCTGCTGCTCTTAAAAGCGGTGGTGCATTGTTACCGTTAGGTAGTGATAGAGTGAGAAGTAGTCATAAAGGATATTGTTTAGGTAGTATGGTAGATATTTTATCGGCTGTGTTATCTGGTGCAGGTTACGGACCTTGGGCACCTCCATTTGTAAGTTTCCTTCCATTACCTGAAGATCCTGTTGGAGAAGGTTTAGGTCACTTCTTTGGTGCCATGAGAGTTGATGGATTCAGACCAAAAGAGGAATTTAAATCTCATATGGACAACTGGATTAGAAGATTCAAAACTGCCGAAACTGTGGAAGGTCAGGAAAGAGTATTAATTCCTGGTGATCCAGAAAGAGAAATTGAACACGAAAGACGTACGGTGGGTATCCCTGTATTGTCTCCTGTTATAAAAGACCTAGAAGAAGTAGGTTCAAAATTCGATATAAAGCTCTAA
- a CDS encoding Pathogenesis-related transcriptional factor and ERF protein — MLYKIKLKNADEHVLLSGDAYDFITNNEYYNQLDLLNNLRMHASGYVFFQKNYPRPNGGYQNITIYLHKLIAEKFVPQQESTKRLFVRIKNGNALDCREKNLEWATMAELRRNQKHHHNKTGYRGVVKVSKKTFRAVLYSKGQRYDLGLFPSAEAAAEAYNNKSQELFGKTKSLNKIEDEMVAEMD, encoded by the coding sequence ATGCTTTACAAAATTAAACTAAAAAATGCAGACGAGCATGTGCTTCTGTCTGGTGATGCTTATGATTTTATTACAAATAATGAGTATTACAACCAATTAGATCTTTTGAATAACCTAAGAATGCATGCAAGTGGTTATGTATTTTTTCAAAAGAATTATCCTAGACCTAACGGTGGCTACCAAAATATTACCATTTACCTTCACAAATTAATTGCAGAAAAATTTGTACCTCAACAAGAGTCTACAAAACGTCTTTTTGTTCGTATTAAAAACGGCAATGCGTTAGATTGTAGAGAAAAAAACCTTGAGTGGGCAACGATGGCTGAATTAAGAAGAAATCAGAAACATCACCACAACAAAACAGGTTACAGAGGGGTAGTAAAAGTAAGTAAAAAGACATTCAGAGCAGTCCTTTACTCCAAAGGACAAAGATATGATTTAGGCTTATTCCCTTCAGCAGAAGCTGCTGCAGAGGCTTATAACAATAAATCACAAGAGTTATTTGGCAAAACTAAGAGTCTCAATAAAATAGAAGACGAAATGGTTGCCGAAATGGACTAA
- a CDS encoding TrmH family RNA methyltransferase has translation MPYADENDPKFFHTSEFKKYAETKGLIEYLKDFATPNKKEVIGKVLSERTNHLTVLLEEIYKPQNAAAVVRTCDCFGIQQMHVIDEEDKFQLSTSVAKGSAKWIDINKYKSLEESVSHLKKAGYKIVATSPHTDMTLDDLPVDEPLALMFGNEFEGLTDEAMEAADYKIKIPMHGFAESFNISVSAALVLNHLSTKMRKDPTINWALTDEEKKVIEMAWIYKSIKHVDSVIKTFEQENQK, from the coding sequence ATGCCTTACGCAGACGAGAATGATCCTAAATTCTTTCATACTTCTGAGTTTAAAAAGTATGCGGAGACAAAAGGTTTAATTGAATATTTAAAGGATTTTGCAACACCTAATAAAAAAGAGGTAATTGGAAAAGTACTGTCGGAAAGAACAAATCACCTGACAGTCTTGTTGGAGGAAATATATAAACCTCAGAATGCTGCTGCAGTTGTAAGAACATGTGATTGTTTTGGTATTCAACAAATGCATGTGATCGATGAAGAAGATAAGTTTCAGTTGTCTACTAGTGTTGCCAAAGGGTCTGCAAAATGGATAGATATCAATAAATATAAAAGCTTAGAGGAATCTGTCAGTCATTTGAAAAAGGCAGGGTATAAAATTGTAGCTACATCTCCTCATACAGACATGACTTTGGATGATCTACCTGTTGATGAGCCATTGGCATTAATGTTTGGAAATGAGTTTGAGGGCCTTACTGATGAAGCTATGGAAGCGGCAGATTATAAGATTAAAATACCAATGCATGGCTTCGCTGAAAGTTTTAATATTTCTGTTAGTGCAGCACTCGTTTTAAATCACTTGAGTACTAAAATGCGTAAAGATCCAACAATCAATTGGGCATTAACTGATGAGGAGAAAAAAGTGATTGAAATGGCATGGATATATAAGTCAATTAAACATGTTGACAGTGTTATTAAGACATTTGAACAAGAAAATCAAAAATAG
- the prmA gene encoding 50S ribosomal protein L11 methyltransferase translates to MKYVVIKVKCSEEMSEVVQAILGNIGFDAFLENETGFEASIESNLFNEEEMKEALSFFDDQITYDVEEQEKQNWNKLWESHYNPVEISEDLQIRASFHPKDPKYKYEIVITPKMSFGTGHHATTTLMLRNQLMIDHQDKNVADLGCGTGILAVMAKLLGAKQVDACDIEDWSCENALENAALNNVDVRVTCGTVNEMEKLDQYEIVLANINRNVLLSEMPTYQGLLVKNGKLLLSGFYTEDLPIIKDRCKEVGLTYVSHLEKDNWVSAVFEN, encoded by the coding sequence ATGAAATACGTTGTCATCAAGGTAAAGTGCTCAGAAGAGATGAGCGAGGTGGTACAGGCCATTTTAGGAAATATAGGTTTTGATGCCTTTTTAGAAAATGAAACTGGCTTCGAAGCTTCCATAGAGAGCAACCTGTTCAATGAAGAAGAAATGAAAGAGGCACTTTCTTTCTTTGATGATCAAATCACTTATGATGTAGAAGAGCAAGAAAAGCAAAACTGGAATAAACTATGGGAGAGTCATTACAATCCTGTAGAAATTTCAGAAGATCTTCAAATTAGAGCATCATTCCACCCGAAAGATCCTAAGTACAAATACGAAATTGTGATTACTCCAAAAATGTCATTTGGTACGGGTCACCATGCTACAACCACATTGATGTTAAGAAATCAATTAATGATTGATCATCAAGATAAGAATGTAGCAGATTTAGGCTGTGGTACAGGTATTCTTGCTGTAATGGCTAAGTTATTAGGGGCTAAACAAGTTGATGCTTGTGATATTGAAGATTGGTCTTGTGAAAACGCTCTGGAAAATGCCGCTCTAAATAATGTTGATGTTAGAGTGACATGCGGAACAGTAAATGAAATGGAGAAACTAGACCAATATGAGATTGTATTGGCCAACATTAACAGAAATGTTCTCCTATCTGAAATGCCTACATACCAAGGTCTCTTAGTTAAAAACGGAAAATTATTATTAAGTGGCTTCTACACTGAAGACCTACCTATAATCAAAGATCGTTGTAAAGAAGTGGGGTTAACTTATGTATCTCACCTAGAAAAAGACAATTGGGTGAGTGCGGTATTTGAAAATTAG
- the fmt gene encoding methionyl-tRNA formyltransferase codes for MDKNLRIVFMGTPDFAVPSLKILVENGYNIVGVITAPDKPAGRGRKLQSSPVKQYAEEAGLNILQPTNLKKPEFQQELKELEVDLQIVVAFRMLPEAVWSMPKIGTFNLHGSLLPDYRGAAPINWAIINGEKVTGVTTFFLQHEIDTGDIIFRQEEPIHEEDTVGDVYGRLMNIGADLVLKTVEKIDQGDYSTTPQVIEGEPKHAPKIFKETCKIDFTKDTETVYNFIRGLSPYPAAWTEIQGKTYKLFKVSKVYDTDVVANEDGFATDNKKYFYIKTADGFIAVHEWQMQGKKRMPVDAFLLGTKFE; via the coding sequence ATGGATAAGAACTTAAGAATTGTATTTATGGGAACACCTGATTTCGCTGTTCCTTCATTAAAAATATTAGTAGAAAACGGTTATAATATTGTAGGTGTAATCACTGCTCCAGATAAACCAGCAGGTAGAGGAAGAAAATTACAGTCTTCTCCTGTAAAACAATATGCTGAAGAAGCAGGATTGAATATTCTACAACCGACTAACTTAAAGAAACCGGAATTTCAACAAGAGTTAAAAGAATTAGAAGTAGACTTACAAATTGTTGTAGCTTTTAGAATGTTACCTGAAGCGGTTTGGTCTATGCCGAAGATTGGTACCTTTAACTTGCATGGTTCATTATTACCAGATTATAGAGGAGCTGCTCCAATAAACTGGGCAATTATTAATGGTGAAAAAGTAACAGGTGTAACCACTTTCTTTTTACAACACGAAATAGATACAGGTGATATTATCTTTAGACAAGAAGAGCCGATTCATGAGGAAGATACCGTTGGGGATGTCTACGGTAGATTAATGAATATTGGTGCAGATCTAGTTTTAAAAACGGTCGAAAAAATTGATCAGGGCGATTATTCAACAACACCTCAGGTGATCGAAGGCGAACCTAAGCATGCTCCAAAGATCTTTAAAGAAACTTGTAAGATTGACTTCACAAAAGATACGGAAACAGTGTACAATTTTATTAGAGGTTTGTCACCGTACCCTGCGGCTTGGACAGAGATTCAAGGAAAGACATACAAGTTATTCAAGGTATCAAAAGTTTATGATACGGATGTAGTTGCCAATGAAGATGGTTTTGCTACTGACAATAAGAAATATTTCTATATTAAAACTGCAGATGGTTTTATTGCAGTACATGAATGGCAAATGCAAGGCAAGAAAAGAATGCCTGTAGATGCATTCTTACTAGGAACAAAATTCGAATAA
- a CDS encoding L,D-transpeptidase family protein: MSLSLSILYSRNFLIYICALFFSAIQLNAQNASKDDIQRVLSTVSDPNAEYTFFSDSLMPLIYERVDYDYIWKSPTSIDGLIYSIHDAYNDGLTPEHYHLEHIETLLNKKKEGSITSLEAATLDILMTDAGILLSSHYLWGKVQPETISTTWNYDTQEIDGDKIELFLEPIQAGLVKEAISTLKPKDVLYTGLKATLAQLREIKESGGWSKLPKMESIEVGDQNEYIPELRKRLAVTGNLITFDTTILKVDSVYRSHSEGVVVNDAPSIHPKVDTVKSFIPYSPIPVLDSSMVTVQFLDTTSTIFDDNLRRSVIKFQEMYGLETDGKVGKATLKQLNIPIKDRINTLRVNLERTRWINPEDKDNFIFVNIPSYALFLHKNGRWFYQTKVITGKPYHQTPVFKSKLSYIDINPTWTVPYSIASKEMLPKLKKDASYLGKHNMTLYDRSNNIIDPTTVDWKSIKQTNFPYFIVQGSGPRNALGHVKFIFPNKYSIYLHDTPSRYLFSKNTRAFSHGCIRVYQPVKLASILINDPNYTEQKIEEIIKEGELKRVYLQDRPTVYLMYFTAILGPEDAIHFYDDIYSRDKRVLKQLDKKPY, encoded by the coding sequence ATGAGCTTATCTCTATCAATTTTATACTCCAGAAACTTTTTAATCTACATTTGTGCACTTTTCTTCTCTGCTATTCAGCTTAACGCACAAAATGCTTCAAAAGACGATATTCAACGCGTACTTTCTACTGTTTCTGATCCAAATGCTGAATACACTTTCTTTTCTGATAGTCTAATGCCACTTATTTATGAAAGAGTGGATTATGATTATATATGGAAATCACCTACATCTATCGATGGATTAATTTATAGTATTCATGATGCCTACAATGATGGGTTAACCCCTGAACATTATCATTTAGAACATATTGAAACGCTGTTGAATAAGAAAAAGGAAGGATCAATAACTTCATTGGAAGCAGCTACACTAGATATTTTAATGACAGATGCAGGGATACTTTTATCATCACATTACCTATGGGGTAAAGTTCAACCAGAAACGATTTCAACTACATGGAATTATGATACTCAGGAAATTGATGGTGATAAGATTGAGCTTTTCCTTGAGCCCATTCAGGCAGGTTTAGTGAAAGAGGCTATTTCAACACTAAAACCTAAAGATGTTTTATATACTGGATTAAAAGCAACATTAGCTCAGCTAAGAGAAATAAAAGAAAGTGGTGGTTGGAGTAAGCTTCCAAAAATGGAAAGTATTGAGGTCGGTGACCAAAATGAATATATTCCAGAACTAAGAAAAAGATTAGCAGTTACAGGTAATCTCATCACTTTTGATACTACTATTTTAAAAGTAGATTCTGTTTACAGATCACATAGCGAAGGTGTTGTGGTTAATGATGCCCCTTCAATTCATCCTAAAGTTGATACTGTCAAATCATTTATTCCCTATTCTCCAATACCTGTATTGGATTCAAGCATGGTTACTGTTCAATTCTTAGATACCACTTCAACAATATTTGATGATAATCTACGCCGATCTGTAATCAAGTTCCAAGAAATGTACGGTTTAGAGACTGACGGCAAAGTGGGTAAAGCCACTTTAAAACAGTTAAATATTCCAATCAAAGATAGAATCAACACTTTAAGAGTGAATTTAGAGCGTACAAGGTGGATCAACCCAGAAGATAAAGATAATTTCATCTTTGTGAATATCCCTAGTTATGCGTTATTCCTACATAAAAATGGAAGGTGGTTTTACCAAACAAAAGTAATTACTGGTAAACCATATCATCAGACTCCTGTATTTAAGTCCAAGTTAAGTTATATCGATATCAATCCTACTTGGACGGTACCTTATAGTATTGCTTCAAAAGAGATGCTTCCAAAACTGAAAAAGGATGCTTCTTATTTAGGAAAACATAATATGACTCTATATGACAGGTCAAACAATATTATTGATCCTACAACAGTTGATTGGAAATCTATCAAACAAACAAACTTTCCTTACTTCATCGTACAGGGATCAGGACCAAGAAATGCATTAGGTCATGTGAAATTTATATTCCCGAATAAGTATTCTATTTATTTACATGATACACCTTCAAGGTACCTTTTCAGTAAAAACACCAGAGCATTTAGCCATGGTTGTATTCGAGTTTATCAACCTGTAAAACTGGCTTCTATTTTAATTAACGACCCTAATTATACAGAGCAAAAGATTGAAGAAATAATTAAGGAAGGAGAACTTAAAAGGGTGTATTTACAAGATCGACCTACTGTTTATTTAATGTACTTTACGGCGATATTAGGCCCTGAAGATGCAATACACTTCTACGACGACATCTATTCAAGAGATAAAAGGGTATTGAAACAATTAGATAAAAAGCCATATTAA
- a CDS encoding Hsp20/alpha crystallin family protein: MGISKSQYYPRRNRSFVADFFNTIERNVTTHIPVNVKELETEYQLELVVPGYKKELFSIDVELDKLTIEYKQPTKETEEGNNESIEKFLVRGYEVKDFKKVYKLPENVNTEKLSAKFEQGILLISLVKSEEKAPLKVSIQ; this comes from the coding sequence ATGGGTATCTCAAAATCACAATATTATCCTCGTAGAAATAGATCTTTTGTAGCTGATTTTTTCAATACAATTGAAAGAAATGTAACAACACATATTCCAGTAAATGTGAAAGAATTGGAAACTGAATACCAATTAGAGTTGGTTGTTCCAGGTTATAAAAAAGAACTTTTTTCTATTGATGTAGAGTTAGATAAGTTGACAATAGAATACAAGCAACCTACGAAAGAAACAGAAGAAGGTAATAACGAGAGTATTGAAAAATTCTTAGTAAGAGGTTATGAAGTGAAAGACTTTAAAAAAGTATATAAGCTTCCTGAGAATGTAAATACAGAGAAATTATCAGCGAAATTTGAACAAGGAATTTTGTTGATTTCACTTGTTAAAAGTGAAGAAAAAGCACCTTTAAAAGTATCTATTCAATAA
- a CDS encoding glycosyltransferase, with protein MQIEVSILIAARNEEKNIENCLNSLLNQHFNNNVNIELLIGNDDSYDNTKKIVDKFIRQYSHIHCVDVPQNRELKGKINVIDYLSEQAKGKYLLFADADVVYPDQWVETMYISLKSHDIATGVTTVEGKGNWFGFQRLDWLLALKQIEIFSKINIPLTAMGNNMGITRTMFDKIGGVRKLPFTVAEDFAIFQSIISQNGSYEQLYSKKVLAKTVGVDSMDSWLSQRWRWMQGAKKLPIYLVVLNYLNITLYPLLIIISFFNPQFGLLIPTVYCFKMLSLVGIQYQLNEKVDWWSVLLFDLYHTYCYNRLLVYSLFSPPVEWKGRVYNSE; from the coding sequence ATGCAGATAGAAGTAAGTATTTTGATAGCAGCTAGAAATGAAGAAAAAAATATAGAAAACTGCTTGAATAGCCTTCTTAATCAACATTTCAATAACAATGTAAACATAGAGTTATTAATAGGTAACGATGATTCATATGATAATACAAAAAAGATTGTTGATAAATTTATTCGGCAATATTCACATATTCACTGTGTTGACGTTCCACAAAATCGAGAATTGAAGGGTAAAATTAATGTGATAGACTACCTTAGTGAACAGGCAAAAGGTAAGTATTTACTGTTTGCTGATGCCGATGTTGTTTATCCTGATCAATGGGTTGAAACAATGTACATTTCACTGAAATCTCATGATATTGCTACAGGAGTGACTACCGTTGAAGGAAAAGGAAATTGGTTCGGGTTTCAACGATTAGATTGGCTTTTGGCGTTAAAACAGATCGAAATTTTCTCAAAAATTAATATTCCGCTTACTGCCATGGGTAATAATATGGGGATCACTAGAACAATGTTTGATAAGATTGGAGGAGTTAGAAAATTACCTTTTACAGTAGCTGAAGACTTTGCTATATTTCAATCTATTATTAGTCAAAATGGAAGTTATGAACAGTTATATAGCAAAAAGGTATTAGCCAAAACAGTTGGTGTTGATAGCATGGATAGTTGGTTGTCTCAGCGTTGGAGGTGGATGCAAGGAGCAAAAAAACTACCTATTTATTTAGTGGTACTTAATTACCTAAATATCACACTTTACCCACTTTTAATCATTATTTCCTTTTTTAATCCCCAGTTTGGACTATTAATTCCTACTGTTTATTGTTTTAAAATGTTATCCCTTGTGGGAATTCAATACCAACTAAACGAAAAAGTAGATTGGTGGTCTGTATTACTTTTTGATCTTTATCATACTTACTGTTACAATCGTTTATTGGTATATTCTTTATTTTCTCCACCTGTAGAGTGGAAGGGAAGAGTATACAATTCTGAATAA